In the Sinorhizobium arboris LMG 14919 genome, one interval contains:
- a CDS encoding YcjF family protein: MSDDFKDRRRRPAAFSIEGEEAIEREAKQTPRRAPGSFSERVVMTPDAEDPFIGTTAAIESLDLPEAKPQRRRLSFGKIAASAFGILISLAVGLWVDRLLRDLFSRADWLGYGAVAVVAIGAVAFLIVVAREVFGMMQLTAVQTLKGDLAAAAAAGNTQAARAATARLAHLLAGNPRTARGRARLAETEDDIIDAPHLIELTERELLAPLDREARRLILAGAKRVSIVTAVSPRALVDLGYVIYESARMIRAMAELYGGRPGTLGLLRLMRDVIAHLAVTGSIAVGDSLIQQILGHGLASKLSARLGEGVINGLMTARIGIAAMDLCRPMPFRALKRPSIGDFLTDLAPGAARSESATR, encoded by the coding sequence ATGAGTGACGATTTCAAGGACCGTCGACGCAGGCCCGCCGCATTTTCCATCGAAGGCGAAGAAGCCATCGAACGCGAGGCGAAACAGACGCCGCGGCGCGCGCCAGGCAGCTTCAGCGAAAGGGTCGTCATGACTCCTGACGCCGAGGACCCGTTCATCGGAACGACCGCTGCGATCGAATCGCTCGACCTGCCGGAAGCAAAGCCGCAGCGGCGCCGACTCTCCTTCGGCAAGATCGCCGCGAGCGCCTTCGGCATCCTGATTTCGCTTGCCGTCGGGCTTTGGGTCGACCGGCTTCTACGCGATCTCTTCTCGCGCGCCGACTGGCTCGGCTACGGGGCCGTCGCAGTCGTGGCGATCGGCGCGGTCGCTTTCCTGATCGTGGTCGCGCGCGAAGTTTTCGGCATGATGCAACTGACCGCCGTCCAGACGCTGAAAGGCGATCTGGCCGCAGCGGCCGCAGCCGGCAATACGCAGGCCGCGCGCGCTGCCACCGCGAGGCTTGCCCACCTGCTCGCCGGCAATCCGCGGACAGCCAGGGGCCGTGCCCGCCTGGCGGAGACCGAGGACGACATCATCGACGCCCCCCACCTCATCGAATTGACGGAACGTGAATTGCTGGCGCCGCTCGACCGCGAAGCGCGCCGGCTCATCCTGGCCGGAGCGAAACGCGTATCGATCGTCACCGCCGTCAGCCCACGCGCACTCGTCGATCTCGGCTATGTGATCTACGAATCCGCGCGGATGATCCGTGCAATGGCGGAACTCTACGGCGGCCGGCCGGGTACGCTCGGACTGTTACGCCTGATGCGCGACGTCATCGCCCATCTCGCCGTCACCGGCTCGATCGCCGTCGGCGACAGCCTCATCCAGCAGATCCTCGGCCACGGCCTCGCTTCAAAGCTTTCCGCCCGACTTGGCGAAGGCGTCATCAACGGGCTGATGACGGCGCGCATCGGAATCGCGGCAATGGATCTCTGCAGGCCGATGCCGTTCCGCGCGCTGAAGCGCCCCAGCATCGGCGACTTTTTGACCGACCTGGCGCCCGGCGCCGCGCGATCCGAAAGCGCAACGCGCTGA
- the folK gene encoding 2-amino-4-hydroxy-6-hydroxymethyldihydropteridine diphosphokinase, which produces MSPNRNWRRAILGLGGNLGDPRRSMAEALRALDARADCRVAAVSRLYRTPPWGKTDQDWFFNACAQVETTLDAEALLAACLGIERAMKRVRKERWGPRTIDIDVLTFGDLNMESAALTLPHPRMTERGFVLKPLADFAADLTVEGRTVGEWLSRADVTGIEVADENVEWWRTQD; this is translated from the coding sequence ATGTCGCCGAATAGGAACTGGCGGCGCGCGATCCTCGGTCTTGGCGGCAACCTCGGCGACCCGCGCCGGTCGATGGCGGAGGCCTTACGGGCGCTCGACGCGCGGGCGGATTGCCGGGTCGCTGCGGTGTCGCGGCTCTACCGCACACCCCCATGGGGCAAGACGGATCAGGATTGGTTCTTCAACGCCTGTGCGCAAGTCGAAACGACGCTCGATGCCGAGGCATTGCTTGCGGCCTGTCTCGGGATCGAGCGGGCCATGAAGCGCGTAAGAAAGGAACGGTGGGGCCCGCGCACCATCGACATCGACGTCCTGACCTTCGGTGACCTCAACATGGAGAGCGCGGCGCTTACGCTGCCTCACCCGCGCATGACAGAACGTGGCTTCGTGCTGAAGCCGCTCGCCGACTTTGCGGCAGACCTCACCGTCGAAGGGCGAACCGTTGGAGAATGGCTAAGCAGGGCGGATGTCACCGGGATCGAAGTAGCCGACGAAAACGTCGAGTGGTGGCGTACGCAGGACTGA
- the folB gene encoding dihydroneopterin aldolase has protein sequence MTATYTITLKNCAFFARHGVLDEEEFLGQRFFVDAELEVEQGTALAEDCIDDTVHYGIAFAEIERIVTGRRRYLIEALALEVAKTLCARFRQIRRAKVSIRKPNAPVPGILDYVEVTVEHVAE, from the coding sequence ATGACTGCGACCTACACAATCACCCTGAAGAACTGTGCGTTCTTCGCCCGCCATGGCGTGCTCGACGAAGAGGAGTTCCTCGGGCAGCGGTTCTTCGTGGATGCGGAACTCGAAGTCGAGCAGGGGACCGCGCTTGCCGAGGACTGCATCGACGACACCGTGCATTATGGCATCGCCTTCGCCGAGATCGAGAGAATCGTCACGGGACGCCGGCGTTATCTGATCGAGGCGCTGGCGCTTGAGGTTGCCAAGACGCTTTGCGCCCGTTTCCGTCAGATTCGAAGGGCGAAAGTCTCCATCCGCAAGCCGAACGCGCCGGTTCCGGGAATACTGGACTACGTGGAGGTCACGGTCGAGCATGTCGCCGAATAG
- the folP gene encoding dihydropteroate synthase, which yields MTYDPLQSSRWQLAHGRDLELGPRGVLMAIINVTPDSFSDGGRFADPGAAVAAALSAVQAGAEILDIGGESTRPDAEPVNAGEEQARILPVIAAVARQSRAIISVDTYRAETARLAVEAGAHIVNDVHGLQREPAIAAVAAETGAGLCIMHTGRDREKLSDVIEDQFHFLGRSLQIATDAGVARERIVLDPGFGFAKDTNENLELMGRFGELHGFRLPLLVGTSRKRFVGAVTAREAQDRDVGTAATTALLRFAGAAIFRVHDVAINRDALAVADAMLATKNR from the coding sequence ATGACATACGATCCACTTCAGTCCTCTCGCTGGCAATTGGCGCATGGACGCGATCTCGAACTCGGGCCGCGTGGCGTTTTGATGGCGATCATCAATGTTACACCGGATTCTTTCTCCGACGGCGGTCGCTTTGCCGATCCCGGCGCCGCTGTCGCGGCTGCTTTGAGCGCAGTCCAGGCGGGTGCGGAAATCCTCGACATCGGCGGCGAGTCCACGCGCCCGGACGCCGAGCCGGTCAACGCCGGTGAGGAGCAGGCCCGCATCCTGCCGGTTATAGCCGCCGTCGCGCGGCAGTCCCGGGCCATTATTTCCGTCGATACCTATCGCGCCGAGACCGCGCGACTCGCAGTGGAGGCCGGCGCCCACATCGTCAACGACGTGCACGGCCTGCAGCGCGAGCCGGCGATCGCGGCAGTGGCAGCCGAGACAGGCGCGGGGCTCTGCATCATGCACACGGGGCGCGATCGGGAAAAGCTGAGCGATGTGATCGAAGACCAGTTTCATTTTCTCGGCCGGTCCCTGCAGATCGCGACCGACGCCGGCGTGGCGCGGGAACGGATCGTTCTCGATCCGGGTTTTGGCTTCGCGAAGGACACGAACGAGAACCTGGAACTGATGGGCCGCTTCGGGGAGTTGCATGGATTTCGACTGCCGCTTCTCGTGGGGACGTCGCGCAAGCGCTTCGTCGGCGCGGTGACGGCACGGGAGGCGCAGGACCGGGACGTCGGTACCGCTGCGACGACAGCACTTCTCAGATTTGCGGGTGCTGCGATTTTTCGGGTACACGATGTCGCAATCAACAGGGATGCGCTAGCCGTTGCGGATGCTATGCTGGCGACAAAGAACCGTTGA
- a CDS encoding DUF922 domain-containing Zn-dependent protease, with protein MPRLNIPLRAALIALLVGLPLGAASGETLISKRISYFSIGGRTAAELDKALSASGPMMKSTGTRHPGATRIKFGGTVTYVSRDDRCAVGSAKVTLSTRIILPRWKYRPQAGRDLALVWDTLASDIKRHEERHAEIARIHARRMEKALLALKAEDSCERMQARVAEVSAEEVERHDKDQARFDRTEAANFDRRMIRLLQYRLETLKKNEKTR; from the coding sequence ATGCCTCGATTAAATATCCCGTTACGTGCAGCCTTGATCGCTTTGCTCGTAGGCCTCCCGCTTGGCGCCGCCTCGGGAGAAACGCTGATCAGCAAGAGAATCTCCTATTTCTCGATCGGCGGACGCACGGCCGCGGAGCTCGACAAGGCGCTTTCGGCATCCGGCCCCATGATGAAGAGCACCGGCACGCGGCATCCGGGCGCCACCCGGATCAAGTTCGGCGGCACGGTCACCTATGTCAGTCGCGACGACCGCTGCGCGGTCGGCTCGGCCAAGGTTACGCTCAGCACCCGCATCATTCTGCCGCGATGGAAGTACCGTCCACAGGCCGGACGCGATTTGGCCCTGGTCTGGGACACGCTGGCGAGCGACATCAAGCGCCACGAAGAGCGTCACGCGGAGATCGCGCGCATTCATGCGCGTCGGATGGAAAAGGCCCTGCTTGCACTGAAAGCCGAAGACAGTTGCGAGCGCATGCAGGCCCGGGTCGCGGAAGTAAGCGCCGAAGAAGTCGAGCGGCACGACAAGGATCAGGCGCGCTTCGACCGCACCGAAGCGGCCAACTTCGACCGGCGGATGATCCGGCTGCTACAATACCGCCTTGAAACCCTGAAGAAAAACGAGAAGACCCGTTGA
- a CDS encoding 2Fe-2S iron-sulfur cluster-binding protein, translated as MTKLTIVAFDGVRHELDVENGSTVMENAVRNSVPGIEAECGGACACATCHVYVDEAWAAQVGAPEAMEEDMLDFAYDVRPTSRLSCQIKMSEALDGLVVHVPERQA; from the coding sequence ATGACAAAACTTACGATCGTAGCCTTTGACGGCGTGCGCCACGAACTCGATGTCGAGAACGGCTCCACGGTCATGGAGAATGCGGTTCGCAATTCGGTCCCCGGGATCGAAGCGGAATGCGGCGGCGCTTGCGCCTGCGCGACCTGTCATGTCTATGTCGACGAGGCCTGGGCGGCCCAGGTCGGCGCACCCGAAGCGATGGAAGAGGATATGCTGGACTTCGCCTACGACGTGCGTCCGACCTCGCGTCTCTCCTGTCAGATCAAGATGAGCGAAGCTCTGGACGGGCTCGTCGTTCATGTTCCGGAGCGCCAGGCCTGA
- a CDS encoding Hpt domain-containing protein translates to MAALKIAFEIPDNPGNSIPSGKNPIDLAHLYRQTMGDKMLEIEVLTLFARQARQAMAQMAERDAEARGQEAHRLKGAALAVGAVAVAEAAAAIEKCPEDAGLQSALAAAVLEAELFVLKLCR, encoded by the coding sequence ATGGCGGCACTCAAGATTGCCTTCGAGATACCGGACAACCCCGGAAACAGCATTCCTTCTGGCAAGAACCCTATCGACCTTGCTCACCTCTACAGGCAGACGATGGGCGACAAGATGCTCGAGATCGAAGTGCTCACGCTCTTTGCACGTCAGGCGCGCCAGGCGATGGCCCAGATGGCGGAGCGTGATGCAGAGGCCCGTGGCCAGGAGGCCCATCGCCTGAAGGGGGCGGCTCTCGCGGTCGGCGCCGTCGCGGTCGCCGAGGCTGCAGCTGCGATCGAAAAGTGCCCCGAGGACGCCGGACTGCAGAGCGCTCTCGCCGCCGCCGTTCTCGAAGCGGAACTCTTCGTTCTAAAGCTCTGCCGCTGA